Proteins from a single region of Bacteroidota bacterium:
- a CDS encoding tetratricopeptide repeat protein — protein MNEIFISYKHEDEKRVSQFVQVCKGHSFMWMHLALLIVIALLTTNIAIAQPTSTQPVNARAEVAAALYAASATQAAVERVADQKIRGLRDDIESLRTSLAVTTGEKTVLRHQLMEAEEDFVAALEEKDRTYKEEIAVFRDAVEDIIKTSEGLYGLARFNAGEDEVAFEIWDKLVVARAAAREVAKNIENAKDKRSVAVFALESRARGKKKTAEVIARYEEVTHLDPGLHWDWVELGRLYRDAGNIFKAEQSALRAKETARTDRDQVVSFNELGIAHSEQGNLKDALINFSNSKQIAQHLTENDPENTLWQQDLSVSLYFLGNVQLAQGELPAALASFSQSKQINERLIQADSSNLEFQRHLAVSLDRLGDLARAKGDLAIALENRQKAMRLIEFQAWSNPGDAKSQQDLSVLHINIGDSQAGLGDLNSALTSFEKAKQIRTKLAQSDPTNAVAQHNLAVTHDRIAKVYQEQWQLSEALANYTEGKLIREDLIRTDPKNARWRYNLSISLSNIGDIAFQQGNYNEAQNHLNKSLQLSKILVETDSSNTLWQRGYAKSLNRIGDLFFMQGKLSNTPQSFNGAKKNFKEALEYFKMAMKIRKRLVTTDASNTRWQSDLAISLTRIGDTNLKLWHYDKALESYNQALQIRKRLTQVDPQNVNWQNNLAIIHAKLGDTRRAFKNPKKALEHYSFSVSIGERLVQIDSSKAGAHHTILSALYKMCEVSGNKSYAKRALEIAYYMRDQGMLEGQKELIIALLEGKLK, from the coding sequence ATGAATGAAATCTTTATTTCATATAAGCATGAGGATGAAAAACGGGTCAGCCAGTTCGTTCAAGTGTGCAAAGGTCACTCCTTCATGTGGATGCATCTAGCACTGCTCATTGTAATAGCACTGCTAACGACTAACATCGCAATAGCACAGCCAACCTCCACGCAACCTGTAAACGCTAGAGCCGAAGTAGCCGCAGCGCTCTATGCTGCCTCTGCTACACAAGCCGCAGTTGAACGCGTGGCTGACCAAAAAATTCGAGGACTACGCGATGACATTGAATCACTACGAACATCACTGGCTGTAACAACCGGCGAAAAAACAGTACTTCGACACCAGCTGATGGAAGCTGAGGAAGATTTTGTAGCAGCACTCGAAGAAAAAGACAGAACTTACAAAGAAGAGATTGCCGTTTTTAGAGATGCTGTTGAAGACATTATCAAAACCTCAGAAGGGCTTTATGGCCTGGCTCGATTTAATGCAGGAGAAGATGAAGTGGCTTTTGAAATCTGGGACAAACTCGTAGTAGCAAGAGCGGCTGCTAGAGAAGTAGCAAAAAATATTGAAAATGCTAAAGATAAGCGCTCCGTTGCCGTTTTTGCCTTAGAATCACGAGCAAGAGGCAAAAAAAAGACGGCAGAGGTTATAGCCCGTTATGAGGAGGTTACACACCTCGACCCAGGCTTACACTGGGATTGGGTTGAACTGGGCCGGCTATATCGAGACGCTGGCAACATTTTCAAAGCTGAGCAATCCGCCCTACGTGCAAAAGAAACGGCACGTACTGATAGAGATCAGGTTGTTTCATTTAACGAGCTCGGGATAGCCCATTCTGAACAAGGAAATCTTAAAGATGCGTTGATTAATTTCTCAAATTCAAAGCAAATCGCTCAGCACCTTACCGAAAACGACCCGGAAAACACACTATGGCAACAAGACCTTTCAGTCTCGCTTTATTTTTTGGGCAACGTTCAGTTGGCACAAGGAGAGCTCCCAGCTGCTTTGGCAAGTTTTTCGCAATCCAAGCAAATCAATGAGCGCCTAATCCAGGCTGATTCAAGCAATTTAGAATTTCAACGACACCTTGCTGTTTCTCTGGATCGACTCGGTGACCTGGCTAGAGCAAAAGGAGATCTTGCAATTGCTCTTGAAAATCGCCAAAAAGCAATGCGGCTTATCGAATTCCAAGCATGGTCAAATCCAGGCGATGCCAAGTCGCAACAGGACTTATCTGTGTTACACATCAATATTGGAGATAGCCAAGCCGGCTTGGGAGATCTAAATTCTGCATTAACCAGTTTCGAAAAGGCAAAACAGATTAGAACCAAACTCGCTCAAAGTGACCCTACCAATGCCGTAGCTCAGCATAACCTCGCAGTAACACATGACAGAATAGCAAAAGTTTATCAAGAACAGTGGCAGCTTTCCGAGGCGCTAGCAAACTATACCGAAGGAAAACTAATCAGAGAAGATCTCATTCGAACCGACCCCAAAAATGCGCGATGGCGTTACAATTTATCCATCTCATTAAGTAACATCGGGGATATAGCGTTCCAGCAAGGAAACTATAACGAAGCACAAAATCACCTCAACAAATCTCTCCAACTTAGTAAAATCCTTGTAGAGACTGATTCAAGCAATACTTTATGGCAACGAGGCTATGCCAAGTCGCTCAATAGAATAGGCGATCTGTTCTTCATGCAGGGTAAGCTCAGTAATACACCTCAATCTTTTAACGGCGCTAAGAAAAACTTCAAAGAAGCGCTCGAGTATTTTAAAATGGCAATGAAAATCAGAAAACGCCTGGTAACAACCGATGCTAGTAATACGCGCTGGCAGAGCGATCTCGCAATTTCGCTGACTAGAATCGGGGATACTAACTTAAAATTGTGGCACTATGATAAAGCCCTCGAAAGTTACAACCAGGCCTTACAAATCAGAAAGCGGCTCACCCAAGTAGATCCTCAAAATGTAAATTGGCAAAATAATCTAGCAATTATTCATGCTAAGCTGGGAGATACAAGAAGAGCCTTTAAGAACCCAAAGAAGGCACTTGAACACTACAGCTTCTCAGTTTCAATAGGTGAACGCTTGGTCCAAATTGACTCCAGCAAAGCCGGCGCTCATCATACAATACTATCAGCACTTTACAAAATGTGTGAAGTTTCTGGCAACAAATCTTATGCAAAGAGAGCCCTCGAAATTGCGTACTACATGCGAGACCAAGGCATGCTTGAAGGTCAGAAGGAATTGATCATTGCGCTTCTTGAAGGCAAATTAAAGTAA
- a CDS encoding SEFIR domain-containing protein, which yields MPASSPVRVFVSYSHDSDAHKKRVLGLTDALRAKGIDAWVDQYEPAPSKGWTTTMTQLLEDADFVLLVCTETYKRRFERKEEAGRGAGVVWEGAIISLDLYNQHLHNTRYVPVLLGDASKDDIPTILSDHTNYAVASDASLEPLLRHLTDQPATPAFALGSQPDLPPSPRNATLNPPPNRKTPARFESPSSSNNLSEQMRKVFQILKYGRKEKQLLISAALLFLLALYLKDASVLSLEASVSNNLVLGLQLVASLLLVYTVVLVWKKIIPAPQIESVEKPLAIKGPLSFGVRDGELFAQLGRTFELNKIFEFILNDQHPLIVVLGESGAGKSSLLRAGVEYVISTGQVAEIDTCIYWEALPSHPEASLLSALQLRWEDGNQPTNLKDLVTSLNWPPTVVLIDQAEQLNPADHPGIFSFFKDIMSMPGGSPITWVLGFREEYLVTWSKYLISEGLPYPPTVTVERFSTAQARRVMARLANASDLNLSEGVLNDLLETIAQENGQISPVDIGISLLVLSELGRGNQAVITEQIYRQAGKAEGLLASYIENHLKRLPEYAHEPLLKALISLFDLETNQRIAVGKSIPVLSHLVGLPSADMESYLHYLASSQVRILQTRIESADNQQPEFRYRLAHERIIPALRRLTGRILVDAEQARVLLERRFKVWKNDKQRRDLLTRREYKTIAPHIGQFAWGNDATLKQKYVADSTQSLQLRNLVVVVTILMSLLSGAWGWHLQGEASYRTMLRLAGIPAVVYDHAHQLDILVVNGTSLEYGKWESISLDSLSLAMRTGSSNKVIFPDSVKGLNISLQRSILADFDGIIFPQNIETLRIEGSGRIVSFEGLTLPQNLSELSLDLYSNQLESLEGLTLPQNLSELSLDLSSNPLESLEGLTLPQNLSELSLDLRYNNADNFNALSLPNTLVFLSLNIGYKVNHESFTALRLPDNLKSIYISGSDLSSFPAIPPSVKDLRLSIL from the coding sequence ATGCCGGCCTCTTCACCTGTTCGTGTTTTTGTTAGCTACTCGCATGACTCTGATGCGCATAAAAAACGCGTACTGGGGCTGACTGACGCCCTGCGCGCCAAAGGCATTGATGCATGGGTTGACCAGTACGAGCCTGCGCCGTCTAAAGGATGGACCACCACCATGACGCAACTGCTCGAAGATGCAGATTTTGTCTTGCTTGTGTGCACCGAAACCTATAAACGCAGATTCGAACGCAAAGAGGAAGCCGGTCGCGGCGCCGGCGTGGTTTGGGAAGGCGCCATCATCAGCCTCGACCTCTACAACCAGCACCTCCACAATACCCGTTACGTCCCCGTTCTTTTAGGTGACGCGTCTAAAGATGACATTCCCACCATTCTTTCCGATCACACTAACTACGCCGTAGCGAGTGACGCATCCCTTGAACCGCTGCTCCGGCATCTCACAGATCAACCGGCTACGCCGGCGTTTGCACTGGGTAGCCAACCCGACTTGCCGCCCAGCCCCAGAAATGCTACGCTGAACCCACCACCCAATCGCAAAACGCCCGCCCGTTTTGAATCCCCTAGCAGCAGCAACAATCTCAGTGAACAGATGCGCAAAGTTTTTCAGATTCTCAAATACGGGCGGAAAGAAAAACAACTACTGATTAGCGCAGCTTTGTTGTTTTTGTTGGCATTGTACTTAAAGGATGCAAGTGTCCTTTCTCTGGAAGCCTCTGTCAGTAATAATCTGGTTCTGGGACTTCAATTAGTTGCCAGCCTTCTCTTGGTCTATACCGTAGTGCTTGTCTGGAAAAAAATTATTCCGGCACCACAAATAGAATCTGTTGAGAAGCCACTGGCCATCAAAGGACCACTTTCTTTTGGGGTACGCGACGGTGAACTGTTTGCCCAGCTTGGGCGCACCTTTGAATTGAACAAAATCTTTGAGTTTATCCTCAATGACCAACATCCTCTTATTGTTGTGCTCGGGGAATCGGGCGCTGGCAAGTCTTCGCTCCTTCGGGCCGGCGTTGAGTATGTTATCTCAACAGGCCAGGTGGCTGAGATTGATACATGTATTTACTGGGAAGCGTTACCTTCACATCCCGAAGCTTCGCTCTTAAGCGCCTTGCAACTCCGATGGGAAGACGGCAACCAACCAACTAACCTGAAAGACCTGGTCACGTCACTGAACTGGCCCCCAACAGTTGTCCTCATCGACCAGGCGGAACAGCTTAATCCTGCCGACCATCCAGGCATCTTCAGTTTCTTTAAAGACATTATGTCTATGCCGGGGGGTAGCCCGATAACCTGGGTGCTTGGGTTTCGGGAAGAATACCTGGTTACATGGTCTAAATATCTTATTTCAGAAGGCCTGCCCTATCCTCCAACCGTAACGGTTGAGCGCTTTTCAACCGCTCAGGCACGCCGCGTGATGGCGCGACTGGCCAATGCGAGCGACCTGAACCTCAGCGAGGGGGTATTAAACGACTTGCTGGAAACCATCGCACAGGAAAATGGGCAGATTTCACCGGTTGACATTGGCATCAGCCTGCTAGTATTAAGTGAGCTCGGGCGGGGTAACCAGGCGGTTATCACGGAGCAGATTTACAGACAAGCTGGTAAAGCTGAAGGGTTGCTGGCAAGCTATATAGAGAACCACCTCAAACGCTTGCCCGAATACGCACACGAACCTCTGCTCAAAGCGCTCATTAGCCTCTTTGATCTGGAAACCAACCAACGCATTGCGGTAGGAAAATCTATTCCGGTGTTGTCACATCTTGTGGGACTCCCATCCGCAGATATGGAATCTTACCTGCATTATCTGGCTTCTTCCCAGGTACGTATACTCCAAACGCGGATTGAATCGGCTGATAACCAGCAGCCAGAATTTAGATACAGACTGGCGCATGAACGGATCATTCCTGCACTGCGCCGCCTGACCGGACGTATTCTGGTCGATGCAGAGCAAGCCCGTGTTCTGCTGGAACGAAGGTTTAAGGTCTGGAAAAACGACAAGCAGCGCAGAGATTTATTGACAAGACGCGAATACAAAACCATCGCACCTCATATAGGCCAGTTTGCGTGGGGCAATGACGCGACTTTGAAGCAAAAATATGTTGCAGACAGCACTCAAAGTCTGCAACTTCGAAATCTGGTTGTTGTGGTCACTATCCTGATGTCCTTGCTATCGGGAGCCTGGGGATGGCATCTCCAGGGTGAAGCGAGTTACAGAACCATGCTACGTTTGGCTGGCATCCCTGCAGTTGTATATGACCATGCCCACCAACTTGATATACTGGTTGTGAATGGAACGTCTTTGGAATATGGTAAATGGGAAAGTATTTCGCTTGACTCACTTTCTCTTGCAATGAGGACCGGGAGCAGTAACAAAGTGATTTTTCCCGATTCCGTCAAAGGGCTAAACATAAGCCTTCAGCGCTCAATTCTCGCAGATTTTGATGGCATAATCTTTCCACAAAATATTGAAACATTAAGAATTGAGGGTTCAGGCCGCATAGTTTCATTCGAGGGGTTAACGCTGCCTCAGAACCTCTCTGAGCTTTCTCTAGACCTTTACTCTAATCAGCTAGAGAGCCTCGAGGGGTTAACGCTACCTCAGAACCTCTCTGAGCTTTCTCTAGACCTTAGCTCTAATCCGTTAGAGAGCCTCGAGGGGTTAACGCTACCTCAGAACCTCTCTGAGCTTTCTCTAGACCTTCGCTATAACAACGCCGATAATTTCAATGCACTTTCATTGCCCAACACCTTGGTATTTTTATCTTTAAACATAGGATACAAAGTCAATCATGAATCCTTTACAGCTTTGCGCTTACCTGATAACTTAAAATCGATATATATTTCTGGGTCCGATCTGTCTAGTTTTCCAGCCATACCACCTTCAGTAAAGGATTTGAGACTGAGCATCTTGTAA
- a CDS encoding MarR family transcriptional regulator, with amino-acid sequence MNEIYVTNALRLLQSADEFKARLSGEFASVHGLSVNEFFLLMHLDQAALNRLSRVELARRMHLSASTVTRMVAPMEKLGMLTREVDARDARIAFVVLTEAGKTRLGEARHTFAKQASYAFGDRWEKAELEQLSELLYRLVVGAAANLT; translated from the coding sequence ATGAATGAAATTTATGTAACCAACGCGCTGCGCCTGCTGCAATCAGCAGATGAGTTTAAAGCCCGGCTTTCGGGAGAATTTGCTTCGGTGCACGGCCTGTCCGTCAACGAGTTTTTTCTATTGATGCACCTCGACCAGGCAGCGCTCAACCGGCTTTCGCGCGTAGAGCTGGCGCGCCGCATGCACCTGAGCGCTTCCACGGTGACGCGCATGGTTGCGCCGATGGAAAAGCTCGGCATGTTAACCCGCGAAGTAGATGCGCGTGATGCGCGGATTGCATTTGTTGTGCTGACTGAAGCCGGCAAAACCAGACTTGGTGAAGCACGCCACACTTTTGCTAAACAAGCCAGCTATGCCTTTGGGGATCGATGGGAGAAAGCCGAACTGGAGCAGTTATCCGAATTGCTTTACCGATTGGTGGTGGGTGCAGCGGCGAATTTGACGTAA
- the tmpT gene encoding thiopurine S-methyltransferase, protein MDVSFWHQKWETNNIGFHHWEANPALVKHMGVLGLAPGNRVFVPLCGKTLDIAWLLSQGYAVAGAELSPLAIEQLFEELGVVPEIKKAGKLQHFSAPDIDIFVGDVFDLTKEVLGPVNAIYDRAALVALPEDMRYRYTQHLQTITGNAPQLLLTFVYDQSVMPGPPFSISQGEVQCHYTEAYVVKHLERKTVSGGLKGICPADEDVWLLK, encoded by the coding sequence ATGGATGTGAGCTTTTGGCACCAGAAGTGGGAAACGAATAACATTGGGTTTCATCACTGGGAGGCAAATCCGGCGCTTGTCAAACACATGGGTGTCCTAGGTTTGGCGCCGGGCAACCGGGTGTTTGTGCCGCTCTGTGGGAAAACGCTGGACATCGCGTGGTTGCTCAGCCAGGGGTATGCCGTTGCCGGCGCAGAATTGAGTCCGCTCGCGATCGAGCAGCTCTTTGAAGAGCTTGGCGTGGTGCCTGAAATCAAAAAAGCCGGGAAGCTACAGCATTTTTCTGCGCCTGACATTGATATCTTTGTTGGCGATGTTTTCGATCTTACCAAAGAAGTGCTTGGTCCCGTGAACGCCATCTACGACCGCGCTGCCCTTGTTGCGTTACCTGAAGACATGCGCTACCGCTACACGCAACACCTGCAGACAATCACCGGAAATGCGCCGCAGTTGTTGCTTACGTTTGTATACGATCAAAGCGTGATGCCCGGCCCACCCTTTTCGATCAGCCAGGGAGAAGTACAGTGCCATTACACGGAAGCGTACGTCGTGAAGCATCTCGAAAGAAAAACAGTATCGGGTGGGTTGAAAGGCATTTGTCCTGCTGATGAAGATGTCTGGCTGCTAAAGTAG
- a CDS encoding toll/interleukin-1 receptor domain-containing protein produces the protein MKEIEGVQTVFISYAREDHNIADQLYEDLTRQGYAVWLDVESIRVGQAWEEMIEKTIQEASYVVAIVSKNSIFKEGYIQKEYAFAIDIHEQRKGNNDFLIPVKIDEAKVEESLLGKYHFVDLGGTKYLDGLNKILDILDAGNPAGRDLLPDMLDSIEATVTELSHTLQIKKRDDYDPEYRVVREPGEIAIDVYPIKKRKTKVERKKKESISSIFRQKYGRKGLALTSEELLEYYAGSDILRFKYISEGESKEVGVPYVQVSQFIQNRGYEELYHELKYVATKPYSLDEYAEEHPEAVNHCLRIYEELSDHIGDDFIDKYRNSSIVSIANYNEKNNFLELKLAGYHDQIKTNFVLDIPLQETTSTSLRGYEKEIGLKSDAGSLPSFQDSVLANTIGIATLVITNDDHIIFPKRLGHMMAFGGKLGCSASGALEWTKRLDRKTIDIGFSEFLIEDTLREADEELGIPSYYLEPTPLAFCRELNRGGKPQFFYVSFCSLSLEEVIQKAWKSKGHMEFDSLYVINLNQPDPISTIASILSYTGDEISIGDELKANLYYLALYYALGKSTYGGRG, from the coding sequence ATGAAGGAGATTGAAGGGGTTCAGACAGTTTTTATTAGTTATGCGCGAGAAGACCATAATATAGCGGATCAGCTATACGAAGATCTTACACGACAAGGCTATGCGGTGTGGCTGGATGTTGAGTCGATTCGTGTGGGGCAGGCGTGGGAAGAGATGATAGAAAAAACGATCCAGGAAGCATCGTATGTTGTAGCCATCGTTTCAAAAAACTCAATCTTTAAAGAGGGTTATATCCAAAAAGAGTATGCGTTTGCGATTGATATCCATGAACAGAGGAAGGGCAACAATGATTTTTTGATTCCTGTAAAAATTGATGAAGCCAAGGTAGAAGAAAGCCTGTTAGGCAAATATCATTTTGTTGATTTAGGGGGCACAAAGTATCTTGACGGATTAAATAAGATACTAGATATCCTGGATGCTGGGAATCCAGCCGGCCGCGATCTACTTCCCGATATGCTTGATAGCATAGAGGCAACAGTAACTGAGCTGTCGCATACACTGCAGATAAAAAAACGCGATGATTACGATCCTGAGTATCGCGTTGTTCGAGAACCGGGAGAAATTGCTATAGACGTCTACCCGATCAAAAAGCGGAAAACAAAAGTTGAGCGGAAGAAAAAGGAGTCTATTAGCAGTATTTTTAGACAGAAATACGGCCGCAAAGGTCTGGCGTTAACCAGTGAAGAATTACTGGAATACTATGCCGGCAGCGACATTTTGCGTTTTAAGTACATATCGGAGGGTGAATCAAAGGAAGTCGGCGTCCCTTATGTGCAGGTGAGTCAGTTTATTCAGAATCGAGGATATGAAGAACTCTACCATGAACTGAAATATGTAGCAACCAAACCTTATTCGCTAGATGAGTACGCGGAAGAACACCCTGAGGCTGTTAACCATTGCCTTCGCATTTACGAGGAGTTGAGTGATCATATTGGTGACGATTTTATCGATAAGTATCGAAACTCCAGCATTGTCTCTATAGCGAACTATAACGAGAAGAATAATTTTCTTGAGCTGAAGCTGGCAGGATATCATGATCAGATAAAGACAAATTTTGTACTGGACATACCGCTTCAGGAGACAACGTCAACAAGTTTGAGAGGGTATGAGAAAGAGATTGGACTGAAAAGCGATGCCGGCAGCCTGCCTTCATTTCAAGATTCGGTGCTAGCCAATACCATAGGTATCGCGACACTCGTCATTACCAACGATGACCACATTATTTTCCCCAAACGCCTTGGCCACATGATGGCTTTTGGCGGTAAGCTAGGCTGTTCAGCTTCAGGAGCATTGGAATGGACAAAGCGCCTCGACAGAAAGACCATCGACATTGGATTTAGTGAGTTTCTGATCGAAGATACGTTGAGAGAGGCGGATGAAGAGCTTGGCATCCCATCATATTATCTGGAGCCGACACCGCTTGCTTTTTGCCGCGAACTCAACAGAGGAGGTAAGCCGCAATTCTTTTACGTCTCGTTCTGCAGTTTGTCTTTGGAGGAGGTTATTCAAAAAGCCTGGAAATCCAAAGGGCATATGGAGTTTGACTCTTTGTATGTCATCAATTTGAATCAGCCTGACCCCATTAGTACGATCGCTTCCATTCTGTCATACACAGGTGATGAGATAAGCATCGGAGATGAGTTGAAGGCGAATTTGTATTATCTAGCGCTTTACTATGCGCTTGGAAAGAGCACGTATGGAGGAAGAGGATAG
- a CDS encoding helix-turn-helix transcriptional regulator, which produces MYIDTRLFNPVLACPALTPFMEVLDVILLVTAYSALLISLFLQVVCYRKNIESLETVAFSVSLLLLIVAITFTYVAEGIGMGDGLPVFLLLSMTLVGVTTPLNILEERAHALPPWIRLVFIAGAGILFILVCIAAFTGHLSNLQIPVTAFLGSSVVCSMLIIRFSQPQKHLAHREKQEQRMAGVFLVLIPAMLLVDFSPLFPGMATQTGFTLPILFILLAGSKIWDDIHRLALFREKKNVDPQDLQNYGLTSREQEITLLLIQGQPYKEIAAQLFISMPTVKTHVSNVYRKCKVGSRLELMALLGK; this is translated from the coding sequence ATGTATATTGATACGCGTTTGTTTAACCCTGTCTTGGCCTGCCCGGCGCTAACACCATTTATGGAAGTGCTCGATGTAATACTATTGGTGACGGCGTATTCTGCGTTGCTCATCTCCCTGTTTTTGCAGGTGGTGTGTTACAGGAAAAACATTGAGTCGTTGGAGACGGTAGCCTTTTCGGTCTCTCTGCTGCTCCTTATTGTGGCGATTACGTTTACCTATGTTGCTGAAGGGATAGGCATGGGGGATGGCTTGCCGGTGTTCTTGCTGTTGTCGATGACGCTTGTTGGGGTAACAACGCCGCTTAATATTCTTGAAGAGCGCGCACACGCTTTGCCCCCGTGGATTCGACTGGTCTTTATCGCTGGTGCTGGCATCTTGTTTATCCTGGTTTGTATTGCCGCCTTTACCGGGCACCTGTCGAATTTGCAAATCCCGGTGACCGCTTTTTTGGGTAGTTCTGTTGTGTGTTCGATGCTGATTATTCGGTTTTCTCAGCCTCAAAAGCATTTGGCCCACCGTGAAAAGCAAGAGCAGCGGATGGCAGGAGTATTTCTTGTCCTTATTCCTGCGATGCTGCTTGTAGATTTTTCCCCACTATTTCCGGGTATGGCAACACAAACCGGGTTTACCCTACCCATCCTGTTTATTTTGCTTGCCGGCAGCAAAATATGGGATGATATTCACCGTCTCGCACTCTTTCGGGAAAAGAAAAATGTAGATCCGCAAGATTTGCAGAACTATGGCCTCACGTCGCGCGAGCAGGAAATCACGCTGTTGCTGATACAGGGACAGCCCTACAAGGAAATAGCTGCGCAGTTGTTCATTTCAATGCCTACGGTCAAAACCCACGTCTCGAATGTTTACCGCAAATGCAAAGTAGGCAGCCGGCTTGAGTTGATGGCCTTGCTGGGTAAATAA
- a CDS encoding ABA4-like family protein → MDFELIFSIAGLLAMAGWVILLLSPFMPLWSDRIAGLIIPIALALGYVAMLIFSPAQEGGGFGSFAEVAELFTNPGAVMAGWIHFLAFDLLIGAWICRTGRRENIRFWVVALCLPLTFMLGPAGFLLFSVVRGIKGARKPDLVVST, encoded by the coding sequence ATGGATTTCGAACTTATTTTTTCTATTGCCGGGCTCCTTGCCATGGCCGGATGGGTCATACTGCTGCTTTCACCGTTCATGCCCCTATGGTCGGATCGGATTGCCGGCCTCATCATCCCGATTGCCCTTGCCTTAGGGTATGTCGCCATGCTCATTTTTTCGCCAGCCCAGGAAGGCGGCGGGTTTGGCAGCTTTGCTGAAGTTGCGGAGTTGTTTACCAATCCTGGCGCTGTAATGGCCGGCTGGATTCACTTTCTGGCTTTTGATCTCTTGATTGGGGCGTGGATTTGCCGCACCGGCAGACGGGAAAATATCAGATTCTGGGTGGTGGCGCTTTGTCTCCCGCTCACCTTTATGCTTGGGCCGGCAGGGTTTCTATTGTTTTCTGTTGTGCGTGGGATTAAAGGGGCGCGCAAACCTGATCTTGTTGTGAGTACTTAA